In a genomic window of Pedobacter sp. KBS0701:
- a CDS encoding type VI secretion system Vgr family protein gives MEKKLITEINIEDKAITHFASFSLKQAFNAHHYFELRFNHDQMGLPGMISLNDSRDFVGKTLTASFGYDAGALQEFTGLVTKVELAQSHGYHGVLIVSGYSPTILIDRGPDLGSYLDKDLNSIVNLATSDVPSNDIKIVANAVRKEPIDYLIQYRESDFDFLNRLSGEYHEWFYYDGKQLNFGKPDDQKEVALVYGRDVQNLQYAMEIAPIKNKRFAYNPKQDEMLQSESSGVSDGSPDLSHAIQVSNTMYSKTFNQPALIRVDNSNDIKSHVQNEEKAHISNLLKVNASGDNAALGIGSIAEITMSIRKELSFSTESLGKFLITTINHDIDGTGKYYNTFEGVVATTERLSVKNYTKPNPDMQLADVIDNADPQGQGRIKVKFKWECKTNDVTEWLRVITPDAGSSDKVSKNRGFVFIPEIGDQVALTFEEGNIARPIVLGSVFHGKSGSGGSASNNSKSLTSKSGHTLTMDDGAGMVMKDKDSNFIELDGAGKAVFETKESILIKCGESSIFMDKNGKIIIKGKDILTLGENIGNSAKTSIGIGVGPEDGTPTSGIGIEAQTLDIGTKTLSMSGETEANLASKKINVGGESETNISSGTINLN, from the coding sequence ATGGAAAAGAAATTAATCACCGAAATAAATATAGAAGATAAGGCAATTACCCATTTTGCCTCCTTCAGTTTAAAGCAGGCATTTAATGCCCATCATTATTTTGAGCTGCGGTTTAACCACGATCAGATGGGGTTGCCTGGAATGATCAGCTTAAATGATAGTCGCGATTTTGTAGGGAAAACCCTTACTGCTTCTTTCGGTTATGATGCTGGCGCTTTACAAGAGTTTACTGGTTTGGTAACCAAAGTAGAACTGGCGCAGAGCCATGGTTATCATGGTGTACTAATCGTGAGTGGATATAGCCCAACCATTTTGATTGATCGCGGGCCTGATTTAGGCTCTTATCTTGATAAAGATTTAAATAGCATTGTAAATCTTGCCACTTCAGATGTGCCTTCGAATGATATTAAAATCGTAGCCAACGCGGTCAGAAAAGAACCGATTGATTACCTGATTCAATATCGCGAAAGTGATTTTGATTTCCTGAACAGACTCTCGGGCGAATACCACGAATGGTTTTATTATGATGGCAAACAACTGAATTTCGGTAAGCCTGACGATCAGAAAGAAGTTGCCCTTGTTTATGGCCGCGATGTGCAAAACCTGCAGTATGCCATGGAAATTGCGCCGATTAAAAACAAACGTTTTGCCTATAACCCTAAACAGGATGAAATGTTGCAGAGCGAAAGTAGTGGCGTTAGTGATGGATCACCAGACCTGTCACATGCCATACAGGTATCAAACACCATGTACAGCAAAACATTTAATCAACCTGCACTTATCCGTGTTGATAATAGCAATGATATTAAAAGCCATGTACAAAACGAAGAAAAAGCACATATCAGCAACCTTTTAAAGGTAAATGCCAGTGGCGATAATGCTGCTTTGGGTATTGGCAGTATTGCCGAAATTACGATGAGCATCAGAAAGGAACTTTCATTTTCTACGGAGAGTCTGGGTAAATTCTTAATCACTACTATTAATCACGATATTGATGGTACTGGAAAATATTACAATACTTTCGAAGGAGTGGTAGCCACAACAGAACGGCTTTCGGTGAAAAATTACACTAAACCAAATCCCGATATGCAACTCGCAGATGTGATTGATAACGCCGACCCACAAGGGCAAGGCCGCATTAAGGTGAAATTTAAATGGGAATGTAAAACCAACGATGTAACCGAGTGGCTGCGGGTAATTACCCCTGATGCAGGAAGCAGCGATAAAGTAAGTAAAAACAGGGGTTTTGTGTTTATTCCTGAAATCGGCGATCAGGTAGCGCTAACTTTTGAGGAGGGAAATATTGCTCGTCCGATTGTTTTGGGTTCGGTATTTCATGGCAAAAGCGGAAGTGGTGGCAGTGCCAGCAATAACAGCAAAAGTTTAACTTCTAAAAGCGGCCATACGTTAACCATGGATGATGGGGCAGGTATGGTTATGAAAGATAAAGACAGCAATTTTATCGAGCTCGACGGAGCAGGTAAAGCCGTTTTCGAAACCAAAGAATCGATCCTGATTAAATGTGGCGAGAGCAGCATTTTTATGGATAAAAACGGCAAGATTATCATCAAAGGGAAAGACATTTTAACCCTTGGTGAGAACATCGGGAATTCTGCCAAAACCAGTATCGGCATTGGTGTAGGACCAGAAGATGGGACACCAACCTCTGGTATTGGTATAGAAGCACAAACCTTGGATATCGGCACCAAAACGCTTTCCATGAGCGGGGAAACTGAAGCGAACCTTGCATCGAAAAAAATCAATGTAGGCGGCGAAAGTGAAACGAATATCAGCAGTGGAACGATCAATCTAAACTAA
- the tssD gene encoding type VI secretion system tube protein TssD, translating to MAFKARLNFSGKEYDVLHCAYALNRDVDAKGRPSSGVYGGTIDIEIESTEDTSIIEAMVNNQYKPITGTLLIKKSEEDAKMKEVNFEDGYIVKYSEGINIVGDHPMTLKFQISARKLKLGSAEHVNDWPKA from the coding sequence ATGGCTTTCAAAGCTAGATTAAACTTTTCAGGCAAGGAGTACGATGTGCTTCACTGTGCCTATGCGTTAAACCGAGATGTAGATGCTAAAGGAAGACCTTCTTCCGGAGTTTACGGCGGTACCATCGATATTGAGATCGAATCAACCGAAGACACCTCAATTATCGAAGCGATGGTAAATAACCAGTACAAACCCATTACAGGAACCCTGCTGATCAAAAAATCAGAGGAAGATGCCAAAATGAAAGAAGTTAACTTCGAGGATGGCTACATTGTTAAATATTCCGAAGGAATAAACATTGTTGGCGATCACCCGATGACGCTCAAGTTCCAGATTTCAGCCCGCAAGCTTAAATTAGGCAGTGCTGAACACGTCAACGATTGGCCAAAAGCCTAA
- the tssD gene encoding type VI secretion system tube protein TssD, translating to MAFKTRLNLGSKEFDVLQCSFSLNRDVDAKGRPSSGVYGGTIHIEIESTEDTSVIESMVNNQYKPQAGSITFKKGEEDAKMKELTFEDAYIIQYNEGIAVNDNTPMTLNFVVSARKLKLGNAEHENDWPKA from the coding sequence ATGGCATTCAAAACCCGTTTAAACTTAGGATCAAAAGAATTTGATGTACTACAGTGCAGCTTTTCATTAAATAGAGATGTTGACGCGAAAGGCCGTCCATCCTCAGGTGTTTATGGTGGTACCATCCACATCGAAATTGAATCAACTGAAGATACTTCAGTAATCGAATCAATGGTTAATAACCAGTACAAACCACAGGCTGGTAGCATTACCTTCAAAAAAGGCGAAGAAGATGCAAAGATGAAGGAACTTACTTTTGAAGATGCCTACATCATTCAATATAATGAGGGTATCGCAGTAAACGACAATACCCCGATGACTTTAAATTTTGTGGTATCTGCCCGTAAACTAAAACTGGGCAATGCAGAACACGAAAACGATTGGCCAAAAGCTTAA